One window of the Entelurus aequoreus isolate RoL-2023_Sb linkage group LG18, RoL_Eaeq_v1.1, whole genome shotgun sequence genome contains the following:
- the aip gene encoding AH receptor-interacting protein isoform X2: MEEEARRLLEEGISKKLLSSGKGQLSTFPDGTKVVFHYRTSLCDGTVLDDSKSMGCCSKPMELILGKKFKLAVWERVLVTMRQGEMAEFTCDTKHTALYPLVSQSLRNISVGKDPLEGQRHCCGIAQIHSHHSLGHKDLDQLQATPQPLIFTIHLLEVLPPGSFQLDVWAMTDEEKLAFVPHIHEEGNALFKQGRIKEATEKYYNGIACLKNLQMKEQPGDEAWIKLDHMITPLLLNYCQCQLLQGQYYDVIEHCSSLTFKYEGKQREGLLQASQGPRRRVERDGGPSRLWQSVGAGPLPGTLRGQGAARHGGPYPQQGEGGKGSLQRPVQLRHATSHRHHRLTLHSDHTPYHACETILVSHKLFLHTPAPHQTFPQV; this comes from the exons ATGGAGGAAGAGGCACGGCGGTTACTCGAAGAAGGAATCAGTAAGAAATTGCTAAGCTCCGGTAAAGGACAACTTTCCACCTTCCCCGATGGCACAAAG GTGGTCTTCCACTACCGCACCAGCCTGTGTGATGGCACAGTACTGGACGACTCCAAGTCCATGGGCTGCTGCAGCAAGCCCATGGAGCTGATCCTGGGCAAGAAGTTCAAACTGGCAGTGTGGGAGAGAGTGCTGGTCACCATGAGACAAGGAGAAATGGCAGAATTCACATGTGACACCAAA CACACGGCACTCTACCCGCTGGTGTCCCAGTCCCTGAGGAACATCAGCGTGGGGAAAGACCCCCTGGAAGGCCAGAGGCATTGCTGCGGCATTGCACAGATCCACTCCCACCACTCGCTCGGACACAAGGATCTGGACCAACTTCAGGCTACTCCGCAGCCTCTCATCTTCACCATTCACCTTCTGGAG GTTCTTCCTCCGGGCTCGTTCCAGCTGGACGTGTGGGCCATGACGGACGAGGAGAAGTTGGCGTTTGTGCCCCACATCCACGAGGAGGGCAACGCCCTCTTCAAACAAGGCCGAATAAAGGAGGCCACGGAGAAATACTACAATGGCATCGCCTGCCTGAAGAATCTACAGATGAAG GAGCAACCAGGAGATGAAGCTTGGATCAAGCTGGACCACATGATCACACCTCTGCTCCTCAACTACTGCCAGTGCCAGCTACTGCAGGGCCAGTACTACGACGTCATTGAACACTGCTCCTCACTCACCTTCAAATATGAAGGTAA ACAACGTGAAGGCCTACTACAAGCGAGCCAAGGCCCACGCCGCCGTGTGGAACGAGATGGAGGCCCGAGCAGACTTTGGCAAAGTGTTGGAGCTGGACCCCTCCCTGGGACCCTCCGTGGCCAAGGAGCTGCGCGCCATGGAGGACCGTATCCGCAGCAAGGAGAAGGAGGAAAAGGGTCGCTACAAAGGCCTGTTCAACTACGACACGCGACCTCCCACCGCCACCACA GGCTGACACTCCACAGTGACCACACACCTTACCATGCCTGTGAGACTATTCTTGTATCCCACAAACTCTTTCTACACACACCTGCTCCACACCAAACCTTCCCCCAGGTGTAA
- the aip gene encoding AH receptor-interacting protein isoform X1 translates to MEEEARRLLEEGISKKLLSSGKGQLSTFPDGTKVVFHYRTSLCDGTVLDDSKSMGCCSKPMELILGKKFKLAVWERVLVTMRQGEMAEFTCDTKHTALYPLVSQSLRNISVGKDPLEGQRHCCGIAQIHSHHSLGHKDLDQLQATPQPLIFTIHLLEVLPPGSFQLDVWAMTDEEKLAFVPHIHEEGNALFKQGRIKEATEKYYNGIACLKNLQMKEQPGDEAWIKLDHMITPLLLNYCQCQLLQGQYYDVIEHCSSLTFKYEDNVKAYYKRAKAHAAVWNEMEARADFGKVLELDPSLGPSVAKELRAMEDRIRSKEKEEKGRYKGLFNYDTRPPTATTG, encoded by the exons ATGGAGGAAGAGGCACGGCGGTTACTCGAAGAAGGAATCAGTAAGAAATTGCTAAGCTCCGGTAAAGGACAACTTTCCACCTTCCCCGATGGCACAAAG GTGGTCTTCCACTACCGCACCAGCCTGTGTGATGGCACAGTACTGGACGACTCCAAGTCCATGGGCTGCTGCAGCAAGCCCATGGAGCTGATCCTGGGCAAGAAGTTCAAACTGGCAGTGTGGGAGAGAGTGCTGGTCACCATGAGACAAGGAGAAATGGCAGAATTCACATGTGACACCAAA CACACGGCACTCTACCCGCTGGTGTCCCAGTCCCTGAGGAACATCAGCGTGGGGAAAGACCCCCTGGAAGGCCAGAGGCATTGCTGCGGCATTGCACAGATCCACTCCCACCACTCGCTCGGACACAAGGATCTGGACCAACTTCAGGCTACTCCGCAGCCTCTCATCTTCACCATTCACCTTCTGGAG GTTCTTCCTCCGGGCTCGTTCCAGCTGGACGTGTGGGCCATGACGGACGAGGAGAAGTTGGCGTTTGTGCCCCACATCCACGAGGAGGGCAACGCCCTCTTCAAACAAGGCCGAATAAAGGAGGCCACGGAGAAATACTACAATGGCATCGCCTGCCTGAAGAATCTACAGATGAAG GAGCAACCAGGAGATGAAGCTTGGATCAAGCTGGACCACATGATCACACCTCTGCTCCTCAACTACTGCCAGTGCCAGCTACTGCAGGGCCAGTACTACGACGTCATTGAACACTGCTCCTCACTCACCTTCAAATATGAAG ACAACGTGAAGGCCTACTACAAGCGAGCCAAGGCCCACGCCGCCGTGTGGAACGAGATGGAGGCCCGAGCAGACTTTGGCAAAGTGTTGGAGCTGGACCCCTCCCTGGGACCCTCCGTGGCCAAGGAGCTGCGCGCCATGGAGGACCGTATCCGCAGCAAGGAGAAGGAGGAAAAGGGTCGCTACAAAGGCCTGTTCAACTACGACACGCGACCTCCCACCGCCACCACA GGCTGA
- the tmem134 gene encoding transmembrane protein 134 yields MATQFTIDDAFVLDGEEEEGDVSQVDPADWRGRDKDRDGEMTFGPLTFSKTHPHPHPSPAMSTSPEHSNLKYQNLENEDPLGSSGNSSFNNFFKISESSTLSYCSSQWSFSTLSSVTHLSAHCCGWVSHPLVKKNRKVVLASFLLLITGVALIFTGVVIQLSPNAGVSSAIFFVPGFLLFIPGVYHVIYISCAVRGRRGFKLFYLPYFEK; encoded by the exons ATGGCAACGCAGTTCACCATCGATGACGCCTTCGTGCTGGAcggcgaggaggaggagggagaCGTGTCCCAGGTGGACCCCGCGGACTGGAGGGGCCGAGACAAGGACCGGGACGGAGAGATGACCTTTGGCCCGCTGACCTTCTCCAAgactcatcctcatcctcatccctCCCCCGCCATGTCCACCTCGCCTGAGCACAGCAACCTCAAGTACCAG AATCTGGAAAATGAAGACCCCCTGGGGAGCAGTGGCAACTCCTCTTTTAATAACTTCTTCAAAATCAG TGAGTCGTCCACTTTGTCCTACTGCAGCTCTCAGTGGTCATTCAGCACCTTGAGCTCCGTCACACACCTCTCTGCACACTGCTGCgg GTGGGTGTCACATCCGCTGGTGAAGAAGAACAGAAAAGTAGTCCTGGCCTCCTTCCTGCTGCTGATCACTGGAGTGG CTCTTATTTTTACAGGTGTCGTCATCCAGCTGAGTCCAAACGCAG GTGTTTCAAGCGCTATTTTCTTTGTCCCTGGATTCCTTCTCTTCATCCCTGGAG TGTATCACGTGATATACATCAGCTGTGCTGTCCGTGGAAGACGAGGCTTCAAATTGTTCTACTTGCCTTATTTTGAAAAATGA